In the Candidatus Polarisedimenticolia bacterium genome, GGTTTTTTGCAAAGGCTGGTGCTATTGCAAGCACCAGCTTTACCATCGCAACTGGCCAGACTCCCTCACAATTCGGTCGTGGAATGTTGGACAAGGCTATGTCCATTACGGTTGACCCTGTGAAGCGCACTTTCATGCCAAATGGAATGATGGATAAGGCGGCGCAAAAGGCTGTGGACAAGCTCATGGGCATCAACAAACCGGACGACGCGTATGTGACCAAGGAAGAGCATAAGCAGCAGCTGCGAGATATCGCCACTATTGTCCTGTTTCTCTTCCCGGGAATGGGAGAAGCTTGCGGCATTCCCACGGGTGGCGCACTGGCAACCCCCGAGGGTGTCGTTCTGCAAGTACCCGCTGCTGGTGTCGCTGCCCCATCGGCCGGTGCTACTACTGTTGCCAAGATCGGTTCGGTGACAAGCACCGGTGTCAGCGGCGGTTCCACCAAGCCAACACCGCCAAAACCCAAAGAACCAGGTCAACTACTAGACGACTTCACGGCTGGCGAGAATATGAAACCTGAACAAGCCAAGTACCAAAAACAAGTTACCGGGCAAAACCCCAAGAAGTCCTATTACGTAAAAGGTCGTTCCTTCGACGCGTACGAGCATGGAAAGGGCGGAAAGCCAGGGACACTGGTGGAAGCCAAGCACTTGGGGGATGAAGGGCGGTTCGCCAGAGCCTACGAGAATATGAATAAGGGTGACTTCAGAGATCTTGAGCACTTAGTCGATCGAGCCGAGAAGATCCTGGACCAAGCCCGAGCCCAGGTGAAGGTCGCAGAAGGAACCGGTGCCCGAATTGAGTGGCGCGTATCTGGCGAGAATGCAACACGCGCCTTGAAAAAGCTATTCGACAACGATCCTTCTCTGAAAGGAAGAATAGACGTGGTCCATGTTCCAATGAAGAAGTGAGCTAGAGAAGCAGCCCTGTCCCCATGAAGGCAGTTCAATGAACACTGATAACGTGTTTTCCAACGTCCGCCGAACATAGCCGCGCCGGTTTAGGTCTAGCGGCACTTTCCTCTGCAAACGTTCCCCAGGTGACTTCGGGCTGAGCCGGATTTGAGCGGGAGGGTTCCTCGATGAGCAGATCACGGACCGAGTTCCAGGTTCCTTTGTATCCGGAGTCCCAGGGGAAGGATGTAGCTCAGGCACAGACCATCCTGATGGAGCTCGGCTTGTCCATCGGGTCGAGAGAGCTGCGTGAGCAACGCTTCGGTTCCACAACGGCCGGGGCAGTGGCTCGCTGGAAGGAGCGGCACAGGCTGCCACCAACCGCTGATCTGGACGTCAAAGCCCTGAAGAAGCTCTGGGCCGATTCCAGAAACCTGCCACGCTTCGTTCACGGCGTGGTGAGCCTTGCCGATGGCACACCCGTCCCGGACCTGTGCGTCGTCGCCATCGACCGTGACTTTCGCGGTGAGCAGGTGCTCGGCGAGGGGCGCACAGATGCGCAGGGCCGCTACCGCATCGGCTACCGGGCGGCTGACGCGGTGCTGGCCGAGAAAAGGACGGCCGATGTTGGGGTTCGTGTCCTGACAGCGGACGGCAAGACGTTGCTGCGGGCACCCACGAGCCGCGACCTGGCGATGAATGCTGGAGTGGAAGCTCGCATCCACGCGACGGTGACTTTACCCGATGATGCCGTGCCATCGGAGTTTGCACGTATCGGCAACGAGCTCGCGCCTCTTGTCGGCAGAGTGCCGGTTTCCGATATCGGCGCCAATCCGGCTTCGGACGAAGGGGATTTCCTCGCCCGCGAGAGCGGCGTTACGTTTGACCGGCTGGGTCATTTCGTCGTTGCGCATCGCCTGGAGCAGGAGACGAAGCTTCCCGCCGAATACTTCTATGCCCTTCTTCGCGAAGATGGGCTGTTTGGCATAGGTCCGGGCCGACCACGCGCCGTGCTCACCCCGGTGGATCTCGGCACCAGCACACGGGCCGTGCTCTACGAAGCCGTCCTGCTCGAGCCCGATGCCTCCAAGACCGCCCTGCAGCGTGCCGTGCGCAGACATCTGGTCCAGTCCAGTCTGCTCAAGCAAAGCAGCGCGATCCACAAGCGCTTGCAGCACTGGCGCAAGGATGCTCTGGCTTACGTTCAACAAGAGATGCCAAGGCGCGTGCTGGACATGCTCGATGACCTGCTTGCGGATGGCAAGGCTCAGGAGCTGCTCTCGGTGCTCGGTCCTCACGATCTGGCGGACTTGCCCGGGCTGTTCGAGCGGCTGGATGTTCGAGACCTCTTCTCGCCCGCTAAAAAACGAGCAGCGACCGCCCGGATGCAATTGGCCGATTTGCTTGGCCTCAACACCGGCTTGATCGAAGAGGTGGCCCAGAGCTTCGACGCCGACACTCCCGACAAGGTGCGCAAGCTGGCCCGGCTCGAGCGCAAGGACTGGTCCAAGCTGCTCGATCGCGGCAACGCTCGCATGAAGGGCAAGCCGCTCGACCCCAAGCTGGTACGCCGTCAGGCCTCCTTGATCGTCCGGCGCTTCGAAAAGCGCTTCCCCACGACGGCCTTCTCCGCGCAGCTCGCCCGCCGCAAACCCAAGGCCGTATCGAGCCCCGAGAAGGTGGTCGCGTTTTTCGACGCCCACCCCGATTTCGAGCTGTCTCGACACAAGCTGCAGCCGTTTCTGAAATCCGCGGGAGTCGAGTCCAGGAACGTCGGGACCGAGGTCATCGCAGAGGTCGAGAAACTGCAGCGCATCTTTCGTCTTACCGGGGACTACCGCAAGACCGAAGGCCTGGTAACGGCGGGCTACAAGGCCTCGGCCGATATCGTGGCTGCCGGCAAGAGCCGTTTCGTGACCGAGGCGCGTCGCAGCGCCGGCATGAGCGCTGCCGACGCGGCCAAGGTCTTCGAGACTGCAGCCAATCAGAACCTGGCTGCGGTGATGTTTGCCACCAACCTTCGCACCCAGACCTTGCCACCAGCGCTGCAAAGCAAGTCGTCACAGGCGCTCTCCAAGAAGATCGAAAGCATCGTCGCCGAGCAGCCGGATCTGAAGTCGCTGTTCGGCTCGACCGACGTCTGCGCCTGCAAGCATTGCCGTTCGATCTACGGCCCGGCCGCCTATTTTGCCGACGGGATGCGATTTCTGCGCAATCGGCTGGTGCGCAACACGACGCTGCCGCCGGGACCCAGCACCAAGACGGCCAAAGACGTTCTCTTCGCCCGCCGCCCGGATCTCGGAGAGATCGACCTGAACTGCGAAAACGCCGAGGTGCCGGTGCCGCACATCGACATCGTCTGCGAGCTGATGGAGGAGGAGGTCGCGCCCGATCCCGGATTCTCATTCACCGGCGCGGTGGCGGCGGGCAAGGCTTCAGCAGGCATCCTGGCCGCGACTCGTGCCGCTGGATATGAGGTAGGGGACAATGCCCTGATCTACGGGCCCTACGATGCCAACCGCTTCATGCTGCGTGACAAGGGAATCACGGTTGCCGTCGACGGCCCGGCGCCCAACTGGAAGCTGCGGCGCCTGCGCCAGACCCACGGCACCCCGGAGGAACGAGCTGCCTCGCCGGAATACGTCAACACCGCGGCCTACGCGCCTCTGGCTGCCGGTAAGGCCGCTTTCGGCCTGCCGTTCGATCTCTTCCATGCGGAAACCCGCGCCTTTCTGAGCGCCGCGGGCGTGGAGCGGGCGCAGCTGATGCGCGCGCTGGCGGCAGGCGGATCGCCCAGCCCCGACCTCATCGCGGGCGAGGCCCTGGGCCTTGCGGCGTCCGAGCGCATCCTCATCTTCTCGGCCTCGGTGGCCGATCAGCCTGCCATATGGGGCGTGGCGGGGCCGGTGGCCGCCAACTCGATGCGCATGCTGGACGTGTTCATCTCCCGCACCGGCCTCTCTTTCGCGGAGGTCGAGTCCCTTCTCGAGGGCGCGTGGGTGCGCAGCGGCGCCGACCTCTTCATCCGGCACCTGGACAACACCTGCAACCTGTCGGCAAAGGAGATCGTCAATCTCGACGACACCGTGCTGGACCGCATCCATCGAGAATTGCGCCTTTCCCGGCGAAGCGGGTTGAGCTCGCGCGACGTCGACCGGCTGGCTTCCGCCCCGCGCCTGGGAGGTTCCGACCTGGGCAGCGATGCGCTTCAGGTCCTACCGGAGCTGCAGCGACTCGCCGCGGAGCTGAAGGTGGAGGTCGGACGTCTCATCACCTGGCTGGACCGCATTCCGACCGATGGAGCTCCTTCCGAGCATGCCCTCCTGTTCCAGAATTCCGCCGCCACCGGAGCGCTGGATCCGGGGCTCACCCCCGCGGCCATAGCGGCCAACGAGGCAGCGGAAATCGCCGTTCCGGGCAGCGGACAGCGTCTCTCGACGGTGGCCTCCGACCTGGCGCTTGCGTTTGGCGTCACCGCCTTGGATCTGCAGCTCCTTCTCGATCACCTCGGCGTCACGGGACTTCTGGGTATCAATCCGCCGCTCACCTCCCTCACGCTGGCAGCAATCTATGGCCGCCTCGGCCTGGCGCGGGCGCTCGGCCTCCGGGTGGCCGACTACCTGGGGATGGAGCGGCTCTGCGCCATCGACCCGCTCGCCAACGTCTTCAATCTGTCGAAGCTCGTCGATTCGGCCCGCCGCGTCGCCGCGACGGGCGTGACCGTAGCCGAGCTCGAGTACCGCCTTTCGCGGCGCGCCGCCGATCTGGCCGCACTGGATCTTGCCGAGGTGGCGATCACGCCGGTACTGCAGGGAATCCGCACGGCGCTCGTGGCGGCGGCCGAAGCCAATCGCACATCTTACGATGACGGGCTCACGGCCTTCGAGCAGATCGGCGCTTTCGAGTCGCTGCTCCAGAAGCAACCGCTGCTCGAACCCGCAGGGATCGCCGCGCTGAGCGACCTGATCCGGACGGACACGCCTACCGCTGCCATGGGCATGGCGGCCAAGGCAGTGATCGATGGTCCTTTGTCCACGAGAGTCGATGTCGCCGCAATCAAGGCTGCCATCGACGCGGTGGTCGCCTCTCCCGGCGACGATGTTCCTCGGAAAGCGCTGCTGAAGTCTCTGATGCAAGGGCTGTGCAACAGCGCACGTCAAGAGGCGGCTTTCCTTGCCGCCGGCGGGGCTCTGACCGCGATGCTACGGGTCAGCGGCGAGATGGGGGACGTGTTGCTGCGCGGTGTAAACCTTGTGATCGCCACCGTCCCCACTCCCTTGGTCGGTCTCCTGACCGATGGTGTCCTGGCCGATGGCAGTGTCGGTTTGAGCCCAGCGGGCACACCCGATCTCTATCGTGCCCTTCGCCTGGCCTATTCCGTTGCCGGCTTGATCGCCCCGTTCGATCCGGGCCCCGAGACCGTGGATTTCATGCTGAAAAATGCCGCTGCGCTGGGCTGGTCGGCGTTGGACGGAATGCCGTTCGAGGGTCCCAGTCCCGCGCCGGCCGCCTCTTCGGTCGCTCTGGCGGATTGGCTGTCGCTTGCCGATGCCTTCGCCCTCATCAAGCGATATCCGGCGACGAGCGTTCCGGGGCAGCCCGATCAAACCGTCTCGGCGATGTCGGTCTTCACCTTGTCTCTCGGCATGGGGCCGGCAAAGGGGCCGCTGCTCGATGCTCTTTCGCTCTTGAGCGGATGGCCCCGCCCCCCTCTGGGCGACATCGATGGACAACTGGCATGGGTTCTGGCCGACTACCGGCGTCCGTCGACGTGGAGGTCGACCGAAAACGCCATCGGTCTGATGCACCAGCTGGGCGTTCCTCTCACCGAGCTGCTGGCTTACTGCTCCGACAACCTCACCGCTGCCGACAGCCGAAACGCGCGCCGCCTGCTCCGCTCCCGCTACAGTCAGGCGGATTGGCTGGGCGCGCTCAAGGGGATCATGGATCCCATCCGCGAGCGCAAGCGCGATGCCCTGGTCGCCTATCTGCTCGCCGCTAATCCAGCCTTGCACGGCAAGGCCGACCTCTACGACCATTTCCTCACCGACACCGAATGGTCGGCGAAGATGCCCTCGTCACGACTGGTTCACGCCCACTCCACCTTACAGCTGTTCATCCGTCGCTGTATCGAGGGCCTGGAGCCCACGGCGGTAGCCGATCTCGACGGCGACTCGGATTGGGGTTGCTGGGAGTCGATGAAGAATTTCCGAGTTGCGGAGGTGGCAAAAAAGGTATTCGTCGAAGCCGAGTACTATCTCCGGCCCCCGTGGCGTGACGACAAGACCGAAGCATTCGTCGATTTCGAGAATGCGCTGCTGCAGAACGAGATGAATGACGAGAACATCTCCGCGGCCTTCGAGGGCTACCTGGACCGTTTGGAGCAGATTGCCTTCCTCGACGTCCTCGCCACCTGCTACGATTTCGATTCGCAGAATCTGCACGTCTTCGCTGCCACCAAGGGCGGCGACCCGCGCACCTATTTCCATCGCACTCTGCAGGCCGAGCTTGCGTGGACACCCTGGCGCAAGATCGACCTGGACATCACCGGCGAGCACCTCATCGCATTCTTCCGCAACAAGCGACTCTACCTTGCCTGGGCGATCTTCCTGGAAAAAGGCGACGACCAGCAACAGGCGACCTATCCTCAGCCCGGCAGCGGTGAACAGGACTTGCCCAAGTCCAAGCGCTTTACCGAGATTAGCCTCGCTGTCAGTGAGTACACTGGCAAAAAGTGGCTACCGAGACGCGTTTCGGCGGATCCGATCACAACAACTAAGATGGAACAGTCCGTCGACACCAAGAGAGTCGTCCTGACGGTCTCTCCGGATCCAGAGTACTTCACCATCGACGTCCATTTTGAGTGGAGCTCCAATCTCTATCGCATCGGCAGCTTTCTTCTCACGGGCTGCAAGGGTTATCCCGAGATGCGTCCCGCGAGCCAGGGGATCTTCTCCTTCTCACCCAAATTTCAGGATACGGAACGCCGTGCGCAGCGGCTGGTCGAGCACGATGAGGTTAATGACCATTCTCTCGCCTGGGAGACCGTATTCACCGGCGCCAAATACGAGACGCTGTTCGGCAAGACCTTCGGCCAGACCCCCGCCATTTTCAGGGTGACGTATCCATTTCAGGCGTCGGAGATAGACAAACTGATAACCACTTTGCTGATCGGGATGCAGAACCCTCACAGCGATCTGACGCCTCTCGTCTTCGGAACCTTCATGCCCTTCTTTTTCGAGGACAACCGCCACGGATACGTGCTGACTCCCGGCTTCTATGGCGCCATGAATCCCGAAACCGGGGCACGCGATACGGTCAAGACCTTTTCGAACATCCGCCAGCTGCTCGTCGATTTCATCGCCCTCGTGACGAAGTATCTGCAACTATTGGCGTCCGCTCAGACCGACCTGGAAAAGCAGGCGGTGCTTGACCAGTTCGGGGCCGACAAGGAGCTTGCCCGGATCCATCAGGAGTTCGATACCTACAAAGGCACGCAGCCTGGCATCGTCGTGCGCAACTTCTATCATCCTAATGCCTGTTACCTTCGCGAGCGTTTTTTCCAGGGCGGAATCCCCGCGCTCCTCGCCCGCAAGACACAGCTGGAGGTCGGCAGCTTCACTTTCGAGGACCCGGTGACGGGATATGCTCCCTCCCCCGTCGTCCTGCCTCCCTATCCCAGAGAGGAGATGGAGTTCGATCGCGGCAGCGCCTACGCGGACGTCAACTTCGAGCTTGCCTTCCACGCGCCGCACATGATCACGACAAAGCTGATGGATGAAGACGACGTGCCCGACTTCGATGCAGCCGAGAAATGGCTTCGCTACATGTTCGACAGCCGGGGCTCATCCAATGATCCATCTCCTCAGCGGTACTGGAACACCAAGCCCTTCTACCTTCGCGATCCGGCCGAATACACGCTGCAGTCGGTAAACGCGATCATGGACAGGCTCGCCCATGATCCGAATGGCACCGTCGAGACCGAGCTGGCCGCCTCGGTACTTGAATGGCGACGCAGTCCTTTCAAGCCCTACCTGGTCGCTCGATCGCAGACCATCAAGTTCCAGCAGGCGATTGTGTTTCTAGCCGCCAAACTGCACATCGGTCGCGCCAACGCGTACTTTCGCCGCGACCAGCTCGAAGACCTCGTGATGGCGGCGCTCGATTATTCTCAAGCGGAGCGCCTCCTCGGCCCTCGGCCCCAGATCGTCCCGCCCGCGGTCGAGGTGCCTCCGGAGACCTACAACCAGCTCGAGGCTCGACTCGATCTCTTTGGCAATGCCTTGTGCCGTCTTGAGAACCTTCTGCCCGATCTCTCCGTGTTGCCGCACGGCGGCGCCGAGCTTCCCCCGCTACCTCTATCCCTGGAAAGCCTGTACTTCTGTATTCCACCCAGCGAAAAGCTCTACGAGCTGTGGGACGAGCTCGAGGAGCGCCAGTTCAACCTGCGCAACAGCCGGACGATCGACGGCGTCGAGCGTGAATTGTCGCTCTTCGCTCCGCCTCTGTCGGTAGAGGCGTTGATTCAGGCCGTCGCCTCGGGCCTGTCGATCTCCGCTATCCTCTCCAATCTGAGCGCGCCCCGGCCCCCTTACCGCTTTCGTGTGATGGTGCGGCACAGTCTCGAGCTGGCCGAGCTTGCCGCGAGCCTCTCGCAAAAGCTGGAACAAGCGATCATCGCGGGCGACGGCGAGGGTCTGCAACGCCTCAGGACGGAGCACGAAAAGCAGCTTCTGAAGGAGCAGACCGAGGCGTTGAAACAGGAGCGGCTTGCGGCGGCACAAGCCATCGAATCGGCGCGGAAGGCCCGCCAGATGCACGAAGAAACTCAGCTGTTCTATGCCGGCAGACCCTACATGAACGCCTGGGAGATCGCTGCAGCCGCATGCTTTGGAACCTCCGTGGGCTTGCAGGCATTGATGGTGGTCGGTCATGTTGCCGCAGCCGGACTCGCTGCAGTTCCCAAGTTCATGGTCGGGGCCGCTGGATTTGGCGGCTCGCCCACGGCGAATGCCCAGATTGGCGGCGACCAACTATCCGAGGCTGCCAGCCAGGCGATGGTCGGCGCCGTCAACGCCGCGGCTCAAGCCCTGGACAAGTCGGGAAGCATGTTGAACCAGCAAGGCACCTACCTGATACGACAGGAGGATTGGGAGAATTCTTCAAGAGTTGCCCTGCGCGAAAAGGAGCGTCTGGACATCGAAATGAAAATTGGGGAAATACGCAAGAAGATTGCCGAGGAGCAAGAGCGCGTGCATGGCGTGCGCCAGCTACAGAATGCCGCCGAGCTCATGTATCACCAGGCCAAGTTCTCGAAGCGAGAGCTCTTCGACTCGCTTGCCGGCGACCTGCGCGGACTCTCGCGCCAGATTCATAACCTGGCCAATGAGTCAGCGCTGGCGACGCAGCGCTGCTATAACTTCGACATGGGCACGAGCGAATCTTTCGTTCGCGCAGGCCAGTGGAACGATACACGTCGCGGGCTTCTCGCGGCGGAAAACCTCATCGCGGATCTGCGCCGCATGGATGCTGCCTATCTCCGGCGCAATGTCCGCGAGATGGAATTGACCACGCACATTTCGCTGGCGAGACTCGACCCCATCGCGTTACTGGAGCTGCGCACGTCCGGTCGCTGCGTAGTTCAGCTGCCGGAAGCCATTTTCGATCTCGACCACCCCGGCCATTACTTCCGCCGCATCAAGGCCCTGAGCATCACGGTGCCATGCGTGGCCGGTCCCTACAGCTCGGTGCCGCTGAAGCTCACGCAGACCTCCAACCGGATTCGCGTGGAGACCGGCCGCAAGGTGGGCGCTGCGAACGACGTCGAGGCCTATTCCGAGGATCCGGCCGGCGACACTCGGTTCCGCTACAACGTCGGCGCGGTTCAATCCATCGCGTTCAGCCGTTGTCAGGACGATCCCGGGCTGCATCTTATGAGCTTCGATGACGATCGATACCTGCCCTTGGAGGGAAGCGGGGTCATCGGCACCTACGTCCTCGAGTTCCCGCGTACCGTTAGGCCAATCGACTATTCGACGATACCCGACGTGGTATTCCATTTCCGCCTGAAGGCTCTTGACGGGGGCGGAGCGTTGCGTACCCTGGCGGAAAGCACATTGCGCGAGCGACTGAACGTTCTAGCCCTGAAGACCGGGCGCACCGGCCTTTTCCAGGCTTTCGACCTGCGCAGGGACAGGCCCGACTTCTGGAGCCGCCTGACCAGCTCCGGCAGCGCCACCTTGGAGCTGTCGGCTGAGGACTTGCCCTATTTCACCAGCGGACACGCAGCGGCCATCAGCGCCACGCGCCTGATTGCCCGCGTCGACGGGGCACCGCAGAACTATTCGCTGACCGTTGGTGGGAGTTCTTTGACCCTCAACCCTCCATCGGAACCCGACCTGTCGGGCTTGCTCGCCGCGTCGGTGAACGGTGTGGCCTTGGCGACCCCATTGACACTGTCGACGCCCTTACCCTCCAAGCTTCGTGAGCTGATTGTCATCGTGAATTATGCGTTGACCGTCTGAAGCGAGGTCTACCTGGAGGAAGGGACGCGGTGGAACCAGGTGCGCACGGCGGCCGCGCTTACGGCCGCTGCGGCGTTCACGATGGCGCTGCGCCAGGGATGACGTTCAAGCGGGCCGGACTGCCAATCGACGCAGCAGGCGCCTTCGCCGGGGCTCGGGAAGGCGTCGCGGTCGACCTGCGTCGGCTCTCTGGCGGCGATCAGGAGCCACACCGCCAGGCATGCCGGCGCCATCCGTGGACCAGTTCTTCCGCCGGTAAGACCACAGGAGACGAAGCGAAGTGTGCATCATGCGCGATCCTCCTCACGCAGCTTGCGGACCAGGTAGGCCCCTGCGTCGAGCATCAGCAGGAAACCCGCCAGCATCATCCCGAATGAAGCCAGTAGACCAACGGTCGGCAGCCAAGGCATTTCCCCATCCTCCTTCCCTTT is a window encoding:
- a CDS encoding neuraminidase-like domain-containing protein, producing the protein MSRSRTEFQVPLYPESQGKDVAQAQTILMELGLSIGSRELREQRFGSTTAGAVARWKERHRLPPTADLDVKALKKLWADSRNLPRFVHGVVSLADGTPVPDLCVVAIDRDFRGEQVLGEGRTDAQGRYRIGYRAADAVLAEKRTADVGVRVLTADGKTLLRAPTSRDLAMNAGVEARIHATVTLPDDAVPSEFARIGNELAPLVGRVPVSDIGANPASDEGDFLARESGVTFDRLGHFVVAHRLEQETKLPAEYFYALLREDGLFGIGPGRPRAVLTPVDLGTSTRAVLYEAVLLEPDASKTALQRAVRRHLVQSSLLKQSSAIHKRLQHWRKDALAYVQQEMPRRVLDMLDDLLADGKAQELLSVLGPHDLADLPGLFERLDVRDLFSPAKKRAATARMQLADLLGLNTGLIEEVAQSFDADTPDKVRKLARLERKDWSKLLDRGNARMKGKPLDPKLVRRQASLIVRRFEKRFPTTAFSAQLARRKPKAVSSPEKVVAFFDAHPDFELSRHKLQPFLKSAGVESRNVGTEVIAEVEKLQRIFRLTGDYRKTEGLVTAGYKASADIVAAGKSRFVTEARRSAGMSAADAAKVFETAANQNLAAVMFATNLRTQTLPPALQSKSSQALSKKIESIVAEQPDLKSLFGSTDVCACKHCRSIYGPAAYFADGMRFLRNRLVRNTTLPPGPSTKTAKDVLFARRPDLGEIDLNCENAEVPVPHIDIVCELMEEEVAPDPGFSFTGAVAAGKASAGILAATRAAGYEVGDNALIYGPYDANRFMLRDKGITVAVDGPAPNWKLRRLRQTHGTPEERAASPEYVNTAAYAPLAAGKAAFGLPFDLFHAETRAFLSAAGVERAQLMRALAAGGSPSPDLIAGEALGLAASERILIFSASVADQPAIWGVAGPVAANSMRMLDVFISRTGLSFAEVESLLEGAWVRSGADLFIRHLDNTCNLSAKEIVNLDDTVLDRIHRELRLSRRSGLSSRDVDRLASAPRLGGSDLGSDALQVLPELQRLAAELKVEVGRLITWLDRIPTDGAPSEHALLFQNSAATGALDPGLTPAAIAANEAAEIAVPGSGQRLSTVASDLALAFGVTALDLQLLLDHLGVTGLLGINPPLTSLTLAAIYGRLGLARALGLRVADYLGMERLCAIDPLANVFNLSKLVDSARRVAATGVTVAELEYRLSRRAADLAALDLAEVAITPVLQGIRTALVAAAEANRTSYDDGLTAFEQIGAFESLLQKQPLLEPAGIAALSDLIRTDTPTAAMGMAAKAVIDGPLSTRVDVAAIKAAIDAVVASPGDDVPRKALLKSLMQGLCNSARQEAAFLAAGGALTAMLRVSGEMGDVLLRGVNLVIATVPTPLVGLLTDGVLADGSVGLSPAGTPDLYRALRLAYSVAGLIAPFDPGPETVDFMLKNAAALGWSALDGMPFEGPSPAPAASSVALADWLSLADAFALIKRYPATSVPGQPDQTVSAMSVFTLSLGMGPAKGPLLDALSLLSGWPRPPLGDIDGQLAWVLADYRRPSTWRSTENAIGLMHQLGVPLTELLAYCSDNLTAADSRNARRLLRSRYSQADWLGALKGIMDPIRERKRDALVAYLLAANPALHGKADLYDHFLTDTEWSAKMPSSRLVHAHSTLQLFIRRCIEGLEPTAVADLDGDSDWGCWESMKNFRVAEVAKKVFVEAEYYLRPPWRDDKTEAFVDFENALLQNEMNDENISAAFEGYLDRLEQIAFLDVLATCYDFDSQNLHVFAATKGGDPRTYFHRTLQAELAWTPWRKIDLDITGEHLIAFFRNKRLYLAWAIFLEKGDDQQQATYPQPGSGEQDLPKSKRFTEISLAVSEYTGKKWLPRRVSADPITTTKMEQSVDTKRVVLTVSPDPEYFTIDVHFEWSSNLYRIGSFLLTGCKGYPEMRPASQGIFSFSPKFQDTERRAQRLVEHDEVNDHSLAWETVFTGAKYETLFGKTFGQTPAIFRVTYPFQASEIDKLITTLLIGMQNPHSDLTPLVFGTFMPFFFEDNRHGYVLTPGFYGAMNPETGARDTVKTFSNIRQLLVDFIALVTKYLQLLASAQTDLEKQAVLDQFGADKELARIHQEFDTYKGTQPGIVVRNFYHPNACYLRERFFQGGIPALLARKTQLEVGSFTFEDPVTGYAPSPVVLPPYPREEMEFDRGSAYADVNFELAFHAPHMITTKLMDEDDVPDFDAAEKWLRYMFDSRGSSNDPSPQRYWNTKPFYLRDPAEYTLQSVNAIMDRLAHDPNGTVETELAASVLEWRRSPFKPYLVARSQTIKFQQAIVFLAAKLHIGRANAYFRRDQLEDLVMAALDYSQAERLLGPRPQIVPPAVEVPPETYNQLEARLDLFGNALCRLENLLPDLSVLPHGGAELPPLPLSLESLYFCIPPSEKLYELWDELEERQFNLRNSRTIDGVERELSLFAPPLSVEALIQAVASGLSISAILSNLSAPRPPYRFRVMVRHSLELAELAASLSQKLEQAIIAGDGEGLQRLRTEHEKQLLKEQTEALKQERLAAAQAIESARKARQMHEETQLFYAGRPYMNAWEIAAAACFGTSVGLQALMVVGHVAAAGLAAVPKFMVGAAGFGGSPTANAQIGGDQLSEAASQAMVGAVNAAAQALDKSGSMLNQQGTYLIRQEDWENSSRVALREKERLDIEMKIGEIRKKIAEEQERVHGVRQLQNAAELMYHQAKFSKRELFDSLAGDLRGLSRQIHNLANESALATQRCYNFDMGTSESFVRAGQWNDTRRGLLAAENLIADLRRMDAAYLRRNVREMELTTHISLARLDPIALLELRTSGRCVVQLPEAIFDLDHPGHYFRRIKALSITVPCVAGPYSSVPLKLTQTSNRIRVETGRKVGAANDVEAYSEDPAGDTRFRYNVGAVQSIAFSRCQDDPGLHLMSFDDDRYLPLEGSGVIGTYVLEFPRTVRPIDYSTIPDVVFHFRLKALDGGGALRTLAESTLRERLNVLALKTGRTGLFQAFDLRRDRPDFWSRLTSSGSATLELSAEDLPYFTSGHAAAISATRLIARVDGAPQNYSLTVGGSSLTLNPPSEPDLSGLLAASVNGVALATPLTLSTPLPSKLRELIVIVNYALTV